In Dehalococcoidia bacterium, the following are encoded in one genomic region:
- a CDS encoding LLM class flavin-dependent oxidoreductase, which translates to MAVQFGVLVMPNATDKLIEHVQAAESAGFDRIRVGDSQSVYREVYCTLTIAALNTKRVKLGPGVTNPLTRHPAVTASAIATVDDVSGGRAYLGIGTGDSAVHNLSMRAAKLDTLREYVLAVRSLHATGEAVYQGRKLRLAWYRGRVPIYIAAQGPKALRMAGEIADGVIVQTGLAPDAVRESLAHIRAGAKEAGRDMKDIDIWWWALANIRPTKKQARREIRPFLAAIANIMARPSPEGKEVPEQYKKPLLRLAEQYAFDEHVLPGEESRNSLLVEKLGLEDYLAERFAFTGTAEECIEQVQRAAKLGAGKFFFSINFPDNTRFMRDWSSQVMAKL; encoded by the coding sequence ATGGCCGTTCAGTTCGGCGTCTTGGTCATGCCCAATGCCACCGACAAGCTCATCGAGCACGTTCAGGCGGCGGAATCCGCCGGCTTCGACCGCATTCGCGTGGGCGACTCCCAGTCGGTCTATCGCGAGGTCTACTGCACCCTCACCATCGCCGCGCTCAACACGAAGCGCGTCAAGCTGGGGCCGGGCGTCACCAACCCGCTCACGCGGCACCCGGCGGTCACGGCCAGCGCCATCGCCACCGTGGACGACGTGTCCGGCGGGCGCGCGTACCTGGGCATCGGCACGGGGGACAGCGCCGTGCATAACCTGAGCATGCGCGCGGCGAAGCTCGACACGCTGCGCGAGTACGTGCTGGCCGTCCGCAGCCTGCACGCGACGGGGGAGGCGGTCTATCAGGGCAGGAAGCTGCGCCTGGCGTGGTACCGGGGGCGCGTGCCCATCTACATCGCGGCCCAGGGGCCGAAGGCGCTGCGCATGGCGGGGGAGATCGCCGATGGCGTCATCGTGCAGACCGGCCTCGCGCCGGACGCGGTGCGGGAGAGCCTGGCGCACATCCGGGCGGGCGCCAAAGAGGCAGGCCGCGACATGAAGGACATAGACATCTGGTGGTGGGCGCTCGCCAACATCCGGCCAACGAAGAAGCAGGCGCGGCGGGAGATCCGTCCGTTCCTGGCCGCAATCGCCAACATCATGGCCCGTCCGTCCCCGGAAGGGAAGGAGGTGCCGGAGCAGTACAAGAAGCCGCTGCTGCGACTGGCCGAGCAGTACGCCTTCGACGAGCACGTCCTGCCCGGCGAGGAGTCCCGCAACAGCCTGCTGGTGGAGAAGCTGGGCCTGGAGGACTACCTGGCGGAGCGCTTCGCGTTCACCGGCACGGCGGAGGAATGTATCGAGCAGGTCCAGCGCGCGGCCAAGCTAGGGGCTGGCAAGTTTTTCTTCAGCATCAACTTCCCGGACAACACCCGCTTCATGCGCGACTGGTCGAGCCAGGTCATGGCGAAGCTGTAG
- a CDS encoding inositol monophosphatase family protein → MTEIRNDTPRSRSGLAAMEVATRAIREAGRTVMENFQREKTVRVKGRGNIVTSVDYMVESGLAEVLRREFPGFGILSEESVQEKGLGEYTWITDPLDGTRNYASGIPHFCTTLALVRGQDVLLGLTYDPLRDEMFHAEKGGGAYLNGAPIRVSPQRTVQDSILGMDMGYNDGKAREALEMVTALWPGMQSLRIMGSAALGLAYAAAGRVDIYFHHHLYPWDIASGILQIREAGGTVTDQTGQPAAWGSRSLVAACHAVHDDFMRRTVGHPWRAP, encoded by the coding sequence ATGACAGAGATTCGGAACGACACGCCGCGCTCGCGCAGCGGGCTTGCCGCGATGGAGGTCGCCACACGGGCCATCCGGGAGGCCGGACGCACCGTGATGGAGAACTTCCAGCGGGAGAAAACGGTGCGCGTCAAGGGCCGGGGCAACATCGTCACCAGCGTGGACTATATGGTGGAGTCCGGGCTGGCGGAGGTCCTCCGGCGGGAATTTCCGGGCTTCGGCATCCTCTCCGAGGAGTCCGTCCAGGAGAAAGGCCTCGGCGAATACACATGGATTACCGACCCGCTTGATGGGACGCGCAACTACGCATCCGGCATCCCCCACTTCTGTACCACACTGGCCCTCGTCCGCGGTCAGGACGTGCTGCTCGGCCTCACCTACGACCCCTTGCGCGACGAGATGTTCCACGCCGAGAAGGGGGGTGGCGCCTACCTGAACGGCGCGCCCATTCGCGTCTCACCGCAGCGGACTGTCCAGGACTCCATTCTGGGCATGGACATGGGCTACAACGACGGTAAGGCCCGCGAGGCGCTGGAGATGGTCACGGCCCTGTGGCCCGGCATGCAGAGCCTGCGTATCATGGGTTCGGCGGCCCTGGGCCTGGCGTACGCCGCCGCCGGGCGTGTGGACATCTATTTCCACCATCACCTGTACCCCTGGGACATCGCCAGCGGCATTCTGCAGATACGGGAGGCTGGTGGAACGGTGACCGACCAGACAGGCCAGCCGGCAGCTTGGGGAAGCCGCAGCCTCGTGGCCGCCTGTCACGCGGTGCACGACGACTTCATGCGGCGCACCGTGGGACACCCGTGGCGCGCCCCCTAG
- the lon gene encoding endopeptidase La has product MPRPTRKVLSKRRAGVVVEIAALPRRDTVLFPGMLAQLVMMRRASVNAVESAMEANKPILVVARKNTDQAQVSFDDLYSMGVEAGIIRVLKMPDGSTTVWLQGQRRMLIKKLVTAEPYFIVRAVPVREVDQKGLSSEALMRAVLALFEKCVKLSPSLNEDVYVTAMNADSPGRLADAVASCINLSVSNRQQVLETVNSLERLQRVSLLLAKEVDVLELQSKIQSQVQSEVDKSHREYFLREQMKAIQKELGEVDPHQREVNDLREKIDKVGMPEAARKRALEELERLTSIPPASPETSVVRTYLDWLVTLPWAKFTEDNLDVKRAALVLDENHYGLPKVKERILEYIAVRKMKPEGSRSPILCFVGPPGVGKTSLGKSIAQALGRQFVRVSLGGIRDEAEIRGHRRTYVGALPGRVIQIMRNAATINPVFMLDEVDKVGMDFRGDPSSALLEVLDPEQNHAFSDHYLEVPYNLSKVMFICTANVLDPILPALRDRLEIIELPGYTEDEKLQIAKRFLVSKQLKEHGLAPEHLQFTEGALLRIIREYTREAGVRSLERQIGGIARKITRSVAEGEKAPARVTAQTVTHYLGPQQFFWGMAEEEDQVGVATGVARTETGGEVLGVEVTLMKGTGKLMLTGQLGDVMKESAQAALSYARSRAKDMKFFPNQFDKTDIHIHVPAGAVPKDGPSAGITIATALISALTRKPVRKDGAMTGEITLRGRVLPVGGLKEKILAAHRAGIRTFVLPKKNQNDILDVPAKVRRDLKFVFVETMDEVLESALREGRSGGVEVVQP; this is encoded by the coding sequence ATGCCTCGTCCCACTCGAAAAGTCCTTAGCAAGCGCCGGGCGGGCGTCGTTGTTGAAATAGCGGCGTTGCCGCGCCGGGACACCGTGCTGTTCCCCGGCATGCTGGCGCAACTCGTCATGATGCGCCGCGCATCCGTGAACGCTGTTGAATCGGCGATGGAGGCCAACAAGCCCATCCTCGTGGTCGCCCGCAAAAACACGGACCAGGCCCAGGTCTCCTTTGATGACCTCTACTCGATGGGGGTCGAGGCCGGCATCATCCGCGTGCTGAAGATGCCGGACGGCTCTACCACGGTCTGGCTCCAGGGCCAGCGGCGCATGCTTATCAAGAAGCTGGTCACAGCGGAGCCCTACTTCATCGTCCGGGCGGTGCCTGTCCGTGAGGTGGACCAGAAGGGACTCTCCTCCGAGGCGCTCATGCGCGCCGTCCTTGCCCTGTTCGAGAAATGCGTCAAGCTCTCGCCCAGCCTGAACGAAGACGTGTACGTGACGGCCATGAACGCGGACTCGCCTGGCAGGCTGGCGGACGCGGTGGCCTCCTGCATCAACCTGAGCGTGTCCAACCGGCAGCAGGTGCTGGAAACTGTGAACTCCCTGGAACGCTTGCAGCGCGTCAGCCTTCTCCTCGCCAAGGAAGTGGACGTACTGGAGCTTCAGAGCAAGATTCAGTCCCAGGTCCAGAGCGAGGTGGACAAGTCGCACAGGGAGTACTTCCTGCGCGAGCAGATGAAGGCCATCCAGAAAGAGCTGGGGGAGGTGGACCCGCATCAGCGGGAGGTCAACGACCTGCGGGAGAAAATTGACAAGGTGGGCATGCCGGAAGCGGCGCGCAAGCGCGCGCTGGAGGAGCTGGAACGCCTCACGAGCATCCCGCCGGCGTCTCCGGAGACCTCGGTGGTCCGCACGTACTTGGACTGGCTGGTGACTTTGCCCTGGGCCAAGTTCACCGAGGACAACCTGGACGTCAAACGGGCGGCCCTTGTCCTGGACGAGAACCACTATGGCCTGCCCAAGGTGAAAGAGCGCATCCTGGAGTACATTGCGGTGCGCAAGATGAAGCCGGAGGGGAGTCGCAGCCCCATCCTGTGCTTTGTGGGGCCGCCCGGCGTGGGCAAGACGAGCCTGGGCAAGTCCATCGCTCAGGCGCTGGGCCGTCAGTTCGTGCGCGTCAGCCTCGGCGGCATTCGGGACGAAGCCGAAATCCGCGGGCACCGGCGTACCTACGTGGGCGCGCTTCCCGGCCGCGTCATCCAGATTATGCGCAACGCCGCGACGATCAACCCCGTGTTCATGCTGGACGAGGTGGACAAAGTGGGCATGGACTTCCGTGGCGATCCTTCGTCTGCGCTGCTGGAGGTGCTGGACCCGGAGCAGAACCACGCCTTCTCCGACCACTACCTGGAAGTGCCCTACAATCTGTCGAAGGTGATGTTCATCTGCACCGCCAACGTGCTTGACCCCATCCTGCCTGCCCTGCGCGACAGGCTGGAGATCATCGAGCTGCCGGGCTATACGGAGGACGAGAAGCTCCAGATAGCCAAGCGCTTCCTGGTGTCCAAGCAGCTCAAGGAGCATGGACTGGCGCCGGAGCATCTTCAATTCACGGAGGGCGCACTCCTGCGTATCATTCGCGAGTACACGCGCGAGGCTGGCGTGCGCAGCCTGGAGCGGCAGATAGGGGGCATCGCGCGGAAGATCACGCGCTCCGTGGCGGAGGGCGAGAAGGCGCCCGCTCGCGTCACCGCCCAGACGGTCACGCACTACCTGGGGCCGCAACAGTTCTTCTGGGGTATGGCGGAGGAGGAGGACCAGGTGGGTGTGGCGACCGGCGTTGCGCGGACGGAGACGGGCGGCGAGGTCCTGGGCGTGGAGGTGACGCTGATGAAGGGCACGGGCAAGCTGATGTTGACAGGTCAGCTCGGCGACGTCATGAAGGAATCGGCGCAGGCGGCGCTCAGCTATGCGCGCTCCCGGGCCAAGGACATGAAGTTCTTTCCCAACCAATTCGACAAGACGGACATCCACATTCACGTGCCCGCCGGCGCCGTGCCCAAGGACGGGCCTTCCGCCGGTATCACTATTGCGACCGCGCTCATCTCTGCGCTGACGCGCAAACCCGTGCGCAAAGACGGCGCCATGACCGGCGAGATCACCCTTCGGGGTCGGGTGCTCCCCGTGGGCGGCCTGAAGGAGAAGATACTGGCGGCGCACCGAGCGGGCATCCGGACGTTCGTCTTGCCCAAGAAGAACCAGAACGACATATTGGACGTGCCCGCCAAGGTCCGCCGCGACCTCAAATTCGTATTTGTCGAGACAATGGATGAAGTGCTCGAGTCGGCCCTCAGGGAGGGCCGATCCGGAGGCGTTGAGGTGGTGCAGCCATGA
- a CDS encoding SRPBCC family protein, with translation MPRPNMDNEPCKTIVAAVLDALGKAKKPLTFDEMRDAAGKRAPSLTIGRLSWYAKAVQLELENQGKLERVADPLRWRLSGGPLRNLRQTYRMKASAREVWAMLVDAKKVADWSGAPAIMDAKAGAKFSLWGGDIFGENLEVAPPRKLVQKWRVKGWKSPSTVTFNLRERKDGETTETDVELVHTDIPAKELDGIAAGWDAYYLGVIKGRFAAKKQAKAGR, from the coding sequence ATGCCCAGGCCCAACATGGACAATGAGCCTTGCAAGACTATTGTGGCCGCGGTCCTGGATGCGCTGGGGAAGGCGAAAAAGCCGCTGACGTTCGATGAGATGCGGGACGCCGCAGGCAAGCGCGCGCCCTCGCTCACGATCGGCCGGTTGAGCTGGTACGCCAAGGCCGTTCAGCTTGAGCTGGAGAACCAGGGCAAGCTGGAGCGAGTTGCGGACCCCCTCCGGTGGAGACTCTCCGGCGGCCCGCTGCGCAATCTGCGGCAGACCTACCGGATGAAAGCGTCCGCCCGAGAGGTGTGGGCCATGCTGGTGGACGCGAAAAAAGTCGCTGATTGGTCGGGTGCGCCCGCCATTATGGACGCGAAAGCGGGTGCGAAGTTCTCGCTATGGGGCGGCGACATCTTCGGGGAGAACCTGGAGGTCGCGCCGCCGCGCAAGCTGGTCCAGAAGTGGCGGGTGAAGGGTTGGAAGTCGCCGTCCACGGTCACGTTCAACCTTCGCGAGCGGAAGGACGGGGAGACGACCGAGACCGACGTGGAGCTTGTCCACACGGACATCCCCGCGAAAGAGCTGGACGGGATTGCCGCCGGCTGGGATGCGTATTACCTGGGCGTCATCAAGGGGCGCTTTGCCGCGAAGAAACAGGCGAAGGCAGGCAGGTGA
- a CDS encoding HNH endonuclease, whose protein sequence is MPPSRLVLVLNQNYEPLNVCHVHRALILLDKGKAETLENGNGYLRTVRIVIPLPSVIRLVYMVRRPLPKRKLTRREIFLRDRFACQYCGKEGRDLTIDHVTPRYRGGQHTWDNVVAACVQCNHHKANHTPAEAGMRLRVQPKAPPLGPYHLFSNHLASRQEWRKFIPFV, encoded by the coding sequence ATGCCTCCGAGTAGACTCGTCCTTGTCCTGAACCAGAACTATGAGCCTCTGAACGTTTGCCACGTTCACCGGGCATTGATCCTGCTGGACAAGGGGAAGGCGGAGACCCTGGAGAACGGGAACGGCTATCTGCGCACCGTGCGGATTGTCATCCCGCTCCCGTCGGTCATTCGCCTCGTGTACATGGTGCGCCGTCCGCTGCCCAAGCGGAAGCTGACGCGACGGGAGATCTTCCTGCGCGACCGCTTCGCGTGTCAGTATTGCGGCAAAGAGGGGCGCGATCTCACCATTGACCACGTCACGCCGCGCTACCGTGGCGGACAGCACACCTGGGACAACGTTGTGGCGGCATGCGTGCAGTGCAATCATCATAAGGCGAACCACACTCCCGCGGAGGCGGGGATGCGCCTCCGCGTACAACCCAAGGCGCCGCCTCTGGGACCGTACCACCTGTTCTCTAACCACCTGGCCTCGCGGCAGGAGTGGCGCAAGTTCATCCCCTTCGTCTGA
- the trpS gene encoding tryptophan--tRNA ligase, giving the protein MKGRVFSGMRPTGRMHMGNYMGAVQNWAALQQDYECIYCIVDIHALTTLTPQEARELQPLIRDMALDLLSAGIDPQRSILFVQSYVPEVTELNTLLSMVTPLGWLLRVPTFKEKVRQMQETEASVNYGLVGYPILQTADIILYKADSVPVGEDQLPHLELAREIVRRFNHLFGPTFPEPQAKLTPAPLILGTDGQQKMSKSLNNHIELALTPDETRKRVMTMVTDPQRKRRNDPGNPEICNVWKQHHYFNSDRVDTVARDCRSAALGCVDCKGLLADGINRYFAQFRERRAELARHPATIDGTLADGARRARAIAIQTMAEVRQRMGLR; this is encoded by the coding sequence ATGAAGGGGCGGGTCTTTTCAGGCATGCGTCCCACGGGGCGCATGCACATGGGCAACTACATGGGCGCCGTGCAGAACTGGGCCGCTCTCCAGCAGGACTACGAATGCATTTACTGCATCGTGGACATCCACGCCCTGACCACGCTTACGCCCCAGGAGGCCCGCGAACTCCAGCCGCTCATTCGGGACATGGCGCTGGACCTGCTGAGCGCGGGGATTGACCCCCAGCGGAGCATCCTCTTCGTCCAATCCTACGTTCCGGAGGTCACGGAGCTGAACACCCTGCTGAGCATGGTGACGCCGTTGGGCTGGCTCCTGCGCGTGCCCACGTTCAAGGAGAAGGTACGGCAGATGCAGGAGACCGAGGCGTCGGTTAACTACGGTCTGGTAGGCTACCCCATCCTCCAGACTGCCGACATCATCCTCTACAAGGCGGACTCCGTCCCCGTGGGCGAAGACCAGCTCCCGCATCTGGAGCTGGCGCGGGAGATAGTGCGACGGTTCAACCACCTCTTCGGGCCCACTTTTCCCGAGCCGCAGGCCAAGCTCACACCGGCGCCCCTTATCCTGGGCACGGACGGCCAGCAGAAGATGAGCAAGAGCCTGAACAACCACATTGAACTGGCGCTGACGCCGGACGAGACGCGCAAGCGGGTCATGACCATGGTCACCGACCCCCAGCGGAAGCGCCGGAACGATCCCGGAAATCCGGAGATATGCAACGTGTGGAAACAGCACCACTACTTCAACTCGGACAGGGTGGACACTGTCGCCCGCGACTGTCGCTCGGCGGCCCTGGGCTGCGTGGACTGCAAGGGGCTGCTGGCGGACGGCATCAACCGCTACTTCGCGCAGTTCCGTGAGCGCCGCGCCGAGCTGGCGCGCCACCCGGCCACGATTGACGGCACCCTGGCGGACGGCGCGCGCCGGGCCAGGGCCATCGCCATCCAGACCATGGCCGAGGTGCGGCAGCGCATGGGTCTCAGGTAG
- a CDS encoding CARDB domain-containing protein, with protein sequence MRTLVRSVALVLGVVALLAACTPPAVTPAPLSPPVAAPTAIATSVPPATSASPVSAPAATSTPAPLPTPTPAPTNTPAPTNTPAPVPTAPPLPAPTATPVPAPTATLAPTPDPCAGIIDSATRAACAQIFGGSASPSSVADAAALLLARVKLLQGSEVYGARDPFPAGSTLTIQPDKGDALSVRVTDTAFFFLIDDAPGMRFTHPVRYVVVDGNSVKVFNREWLPVVNGIEWELDTPVVVLGISQGATIKTLRRATSASLLTAPVAFSLPESSPDLAAPPQAQPAKIALIIDGNERQNKWYEPAARQFANDADDMASTLRAQGYDVRRYSGYKGNILPSADATSVEKQLQRLKDEVRPGDEVLVYVGAHGDPSGFDMYTKEGERSFLSYQRVGELVKGLNGGARVRVVIDACKSGGAVPYLAGRANITVVPAADDKTDTPVGLGSDPSFTHRIVLAAKDKSADANGDGKVDEGEALVLAQKQHAAGAGARLVVKPPPGPPAPAAVPSVGPAPAPAVAPPGPAMTSTSGATPFQFTAPLVLPAADAGKPYLPNGQPFSFCDPPTVGFTQPCGPIPATRNPSGGSPPYHFQYGTLGGFPPFGMALGKDGQLTGTPSEATVGKTYRFTVCAVDLKADFVCRDVSLTVNASASAPDLTVLPVTFSPSSAKPGDNISVSFTVKNQGGTASGSFSNRISLAASIYGTATSLGNFSMPSLAAGASQPSMMNVTIPATVTPGSYWVTVFADGLQAVSEGDENNNIGSSDPIRITVTVPEAVSAAIQSISCTGSFVGERDLRRETFLWQFRVTASGTASGPVGTEARISMFPQYGSIFRPPSGSSAYSSSWGDTLLKRETNYNVKRGANDPSSTSWSGQIVWTNVVVNGDTDKVTVRVFSEGPRDYRGPTAEAERVVTCRAG encoded by the coding sequence ATGCGTACCCTTGTGCGGAGCGTCGCTCTCGTCTTGGGCGTCGTGGCGCTCCTCGCCGCCTGCACACCGCCCGCCGTCACGCCTGCGCCGCTCTCGCCTCCTGTCGCCGCGCCCACAGCGATAGCCACGTCTGTTCCGCCCGCGACGTCCGCGTCCCCCGTCTCCGCGCCCGCCGCAACATCCACGCCCGCCCCGCTTCCGACGCCTACGCCAGCGCCGACCAACACGCCCGCACCGACGAACACACCCGCGCCGGTCCCGACCGCGCCGCCGCTCCCCGCGCCGACCGCCACGCCGGTCCCCGCACCAACCGCCACGCTTGCGCCCACGCCAGACCCGTGCGCGGGCATTATTGACTCGGCCACGCGCGCCGCGTGCGCGCAAATCTTTGGGGGCAGCGCTTCCCCGTCAAGCGTCGCCGACGCCGCCGCTCTGCTGCTGGCGCGCGTCAAACTGCTGCAAGGCTCCGAGGTTTACGGCGCGCGTGACCCCTTTCCGGCCGGCTCCACGCTCACCATCCAGCCCGACAAGGGCGACGCGCTCTCCGTCCGCGTCACGGACACCGCGTTCTTCTTCCTCATTGATGACGCGCCGGGCATGCGGTTCACCCATCCCGTCCGCTACGTCGTGGTGGACGGCAACAGCGTGAAGGTCTTCAACCGCGAGTGGCTGCCCGTGGTCAACGGCATCGAGTGGGAGTTGGACACGCCCGTCGTCGTCCTGGGCATCAGCCAGGGCGCCACCATCAAGACGCTCCGCCGCGCCACAAGCGCCTCACTCCTGACCGCGCCCGTCGCGTTCAGCCTGCCGGAGTCGTCGCCGGACCTGGCCGCGCCTCCGCAGGCGCAGCCCGCCAAGATCGCGCTCATCATTGACGGCAACGAGCGACAGAACAAATGGTACGAGCCTGCCGCGCGTCAGTTCGCCAACGACGCCGACGACATGGCGTCCACCCTCCGCGCTCAGGGCTATGACGTCCGGCGTTACAGCGGCTACAAGGGCAACATCCTCCCGTCCGCCGACGCGACTTCGGTGGAGAAACAGCTCCAGCGCCTGAAGGACGAAGTGCGGCCCGGCGACGAGGTGCTCGTGTACGTGGGCGCGCACGGCGACCCGAGCGGCTTCGACATGTACACAAAGGAGGGGGAGCGGTCGTTCCTGTCCTACCAGCGCGTGGGGGAGCTGGTCAAAGGGCTTAACGGCGGCGCCAGGGTGCGCGTCGTGATAGACGCCTGCAAGTCCGGCGGCGCCGTGCCGTACCTGGCGGGCAGGGCCAACATCACCGTCGTCCCCGCCGCCGACGACAAGACGGACACCCCTGTCGGCCTGGGCTCGGACCCCAGCTTCACGCACAGGATCGTCCTCGCCGCCAAAGACAAGAGCGCGGACGCCAACGGCGACGGCAAGGTGGACGAGGGCGAGGCGCTGGTCCTGGCGCAGAAGCAGCACGCCGCCGGCGCAGGCGCACGGCTCGTGGTCAAGCCTCCGCCGGGGCCTCCCGCGCCTGCGGCCGTGCCGTCCGTGGGACCCGCGCCCGCACCTGCGGTCGCGCCGCCCGGCCCGGCCATGACCTCGACCTCCGGCGCAACTCCCTTCCAGTTCACCGCGCCCCTCGTGCTGCCCGCTGCGGACGCGGGCAAGCCGTACCTGCCGAACGGCCAGCCCTTCTCGTTCTGCGATCCGCCGACCGTCGGGTTCACCCAACCCTGCGGTCCGATTCCCGCCACGAGGAATCCCTCCGGAGGCAGCCCGCCGTACCACTTCCAGTACGGCACCCTGGGGGGCTTCCCGCCGTTCGGGATGGCGCTCGGGAAGGACGGGCAGCTCACTGGCACCCCGAGTGAGGCGACGGTGGGCAAAACCTACCGCTTCACCGTCTGTGCCGTGGACCTGAAGGCGGACTTCGTCTGCCGCGACGTGTCGCTCACCGTCAACGCGTCCGCGTCCGCGCCTGACCTCACGGTGCTCCCCGTGACCTTTTCTCCCTCCTCAGCCAAGCCAGGAGACAACATATCGGTCAGCTTCACCGTCAAGAACCAGGGAGGAACGGCGTCAGGCTCCTTCTCGAACCGGATATCCCTGGCCGCCAGCATATACGGCACGGCCACCTCCCTGGGGAACTTCAGCATGCCCAGTCTGGCGGCTGGCGCTTCCCAGCCCAGCATGATGAATGTCACGATCCCCGCCACGGTGACGCCGGGCAGCTACTGGGTGACGGTCTTCGCCGATGGCTTGCAGGCCGTTTCCGAGGGCGACGAAAACAACAACATCGGCAGCTCCGACCCGATCAGAATCACCGTCACGGTGCCGGAGGCGGTAAGCGCCGCCATCCAATCAATATCCTGCACGGGCAGTTTCGTCGGAGAAAGGGACTTGAGGAGGGAAACCTTCTTATGGCAGTTCCGCGTAACAGCTTCGGGGACTGCCTCGGGCCCGGTAGGAACAGAGGCGCGAATCAGCATGTTCCCTCAGTACGGTTCCATCTTCAGGCCGCCGAGTGGAAGCTCCGCCTACTCGTCGTCGTGGGGTGATACGTTGTTGAAACGCGAAACCAACTACAACGTTAAACGAGGCGCCAATGACCCTTCGTCAACTTCATGGAGCGGGCAGATTGTGTGGACGAACGTCGTCGTGAACGGCGATACCGACAAGGTGACGGTAAGGGTCTTTTCTGAGGGGCCACGCGACTACAGAGGTCCCACCGCGGAGGCGGAGCGGGTCGTCACCTGCCGCGCGGGGTAG
- a CDS encoding CvpA family protein: MNWLDIVVLFLVVMAVFQGLRTGFVRTLFTTLGAAAGVVLAGQFSPQVAPVLESALGAGNVSRIAAFVLIFLAVFIAASFVGNIVRQILHMTLLGWLDTLLGGFMGLVMGFVTTGFLLIALGKFPVLGIEGVIRESRLAPVLISYVPVALGLLPPEFGAVQNLLR, encoded by the coding sequence ATGAACTGGCTCGATATCGTTGTCCTGTTTCTGGTGGTCATGGCGGTCTTTCAGGGTCTGCGCACCGGTTTCGTGCGCACCCTGTTCACGACGCTGGGCGCCGCGGCGGGCGTGGTCTTGGCGGGGCAGTTCTCGCCACAGGTCGCGCCTGTGCTGGAGTCCGCCCTGGGCGCGGGAAACGTGTCCAGGATAGCGGCCTTTGTCCTCATATTCCTGGCCGTGTTCATCGCCGCATCGTTTGTGGGTAACATCGTGCGGCAGATATTGCACATGACTCTGCTGGGCTGGCTGGATACGCTCCTGGGCGGGTTCATGGGCCTCGTCATGGGATTCGTAACCACTGGCTTTCTCTTAATCGCGCTGGGCAAGTTCCCCGTGCTGGGTATTGAGGGGGTCATTCGCGAGTCGCGGCTGGCCCCTGTTCTTATTAGCTATGTGCCGGTGGCGCTGGGCCTGTTGCCGCCGGAGTTCGGGGCGGTCCAGAACCTGCTGCGGTAA
- a CDS encoding HAD-IA family hydrolase encodes MIRAVFFDLYNTVARFDPPREELQVAVCREMGMTVTAEGIERGYVRADDYLARENGRDPVFKRPNERLAAFWAEYERLVLEGAGVNASLELSGEIFARVRRQHYDLALFDDVLPAMFVLRQRALVLGLLSNINRDIRQLTDALRLTPYLDFAITPAEAGAEKPHPPIFLEALRRADCAPAEALHVGDQYHSDVVGARGVGIKPLLLDRTGLLDPAQYDVPVIRSLMEVQDHLGEPGPESLPE; translated from the coding sequence ATGATTAGAGCGGTCTTCTTCGACCTCTACAACACCGTCGCGCGCTTCGACCCTCCCCGGGAGGAGCTGCAAGTCGCGGTGTGCCGCGAGATGGGCATGACGGTGACCGCTGAGGGCATCGAGCGCGGGTACGTGCGCGCGGACGACTACCTGGCGCGGGAGAACGGCCGTGACCCGGTGTTCAAGCGGCCAAACGAACGCCTTGCGGCCTTCTGGGCGGAGTACGAGCGGCTGGTGCTGGAGGGGGCGGGGGTCAATGCGTCGCTGGAGCTGAGCGGGGAGATCTTCGCGCGTGTCCGGCGGCAGCACTACGACCTCGCGCTCTTCGACGACGTGCTGCCGGCCATGTTCGTGCTCCGGCAGCGCGCTCTCGTCCTGGGCCTGCTCTCCAACATCAATCGGGACATCCGGCAGTTGACGGACGCTCTCCGCCTGACGCCCTACCTGGACTTCGCCATTACACCCGCGGAGGCGGGCGCGGAGAAGCCGCATCCGCCCATATTCCTGGAGGCGTTGCGGCGGGCGGACTGCGCCCCAGCCGAGGCGCTGCACGTGGGAGACCAGTACCACTCGGACGTGGTTGGAGCGCGCGGAGTTGGCATCAAGCCGCTGCTGCTGGACAGGACGGGCCTGCTGGACCCCGCCCAGTACGATGTCCCCGTTATCCGCAGCCTGATGGAAGTCCAGGACCACCTGGGAGAGCCGGGGCCGGAGTCGCTTCCGGAGTAG